A single genomic interval of Trichosurus vulpecula isolate mTriVul1 chromosome 6, mTriVul1.pri, whole genome shotgun sequence harbors:
- the ANO9 gene encoding anoctamin-9 isoform X1, which translates to MKDPPHRQGQRKGTEDEIQIVLETDSFPLMELRHFQATETWDFVLVSDLQKTNPNRAHRRQRFLAELEKMGFTIKEVEDRRKLFCGIRAHSSLLSQYMELLKDTSCSPGALPTTTTRIRIVNFIIRKKEVDGENFDDLRKDHVFEAKFALHEREEFLQNNWAQWRDIFQKQPINNIRDYFGEKVALYFAWLGWYTVMLVPAAVAGLLVFLSGFSLFHASQISKEICEANETIMCPLQDHQRKYWRLSETCTFAKLTHLFDNEGTVFFAIFMALWATVFLEFWKRARAQTAFGWNLYGWDEDQEELAMELINNPTYQLRKHQHSYLRSGAILLFSLVMICLLIGMAHVLVLYRVMATFLFSHSALPFLERQLTTAVVVTGALVHYMIIVVMTKVNRKVALKLCDFEKPRTFPERESNFTVKFFTFQFFTHFSSLIYTAFFLGRINGHPGNQVRIGGQWRLEECHPSGCMMDLFVQMAIIMGLKQTLSNCVEYLSPWLTYRIGKLTEWPQGSRLHDPSLEEWLKNYSLNEVNVFSLFEEFMEMMIQYGFTTIFVAAFPLAPLLAFFSNLIEIRLDAIKMVKLQRRLVPRKTNDIGTWLQVLEAIGVLAVIANGMVIAFTSEFIPRLMYKYHYGPCSRGRNITADCLTGYVNHSLSVFHTKDYKDQFPSQGIESVTECRYRDYRNGTDYNYSNEFWFLLASRLAFVILFEHVALCGKLIAAWFVPDVPQSVKNKDLEEKYEALRKKLCLSSRVTDV; encoded by the exons ATGAAGGATCCACCGCACCGCCAGGGCCAAAGAAAG GGCACTGAGGATGAAATTCAGATTGTTCTAGAGACAGACAGTTTCCCACTGATGGAACTCAGACACTTCCAG gccACAGAGACCTGGGACTTTGTCCTTGTCTCTGATCTTCAGAAGACAAACCCAAACAGGGCCCATCGGCGGCAGAGATTCCTGGCAGAACTCGAAAAGATGGGCTTCACTATCAAG GaagtagaagacagaagaaagttGTTCTGTGGTATCAGAGCTCACAGCAGTCTCTTAAGCCAGTACATGGAGCTGCTGAAGGACACCAGCTGTTCCCCTGGTGCCCTGCCCACGACCACCACTCG GATTCGCATTGTTAACTTCATCATAAGGAAGAAGGAGGTGGATGGTG AGAATTTTGATGACCTGAGGAAGGACCACGTGTTTGAGGCCAAGTTCGCTCTCCATGAG AGGGAAGAATTTCTACAGAATAACTGGGCCCAGTGGAGAGACATCTTCCAAAAGCAGCCCATTAACAACATTAG AGACTACTTTGGGGAGAAGGTGGCCTTATACTTTGCTTGGCTGGGTTGGTACACCGTGATGCTGGTGCCTGCGGCTGTCGCTGGCCTTCTCGTCTTCCTCAGTGGCTTCTCCCTCTTTCATGCCAGCCAGATCAG CAAAGAGATCTGTGAGGCCAACGAAACCATCATGTGCCCGCTCCAAGACCATCAGCGCAAATACTGGAGACTTTCAGAGACTTGCACCTTTGCCAAG CTCACACACCTCTTTGACAACGAGGGCACGGTGTTCTTTGCCATCTTCATGGCACTGTGGG CCACTGTGTTTCTGGAGTTCTGGAAGCGGGCACGGGCACAGACTGCCTTTGGCTGGAACCTGTATGGGTGGGATGAGGACCAG GAGGAGCTTGCCATGGAGCTGATCAACAACCCCACCTACCAATTACGGAAGCACCAGCATTCCTATCTGCGAAGTGGTGctatcctcctcttctccctggtCATG ATCTGCTTGCTGATTGGCATGGCCCATGTCCTGGTTCTCTATCGGGTCATGGCTACCTTCCTCTTCAGCCACTCAGCATTGCCCTTCCTGGAGCGGCAGCTGACCACGGCGGTAGTGGTCACGGGAGCCCTGGTGCATTACATGATCATTGTGGTCATGACCAAG GTGAACAGGAAGGTGGCTTTgaagctttgtgactttg AGAAACCTCGGACGTTCCCAGAGCGAGAGAGCAATTTCACTGTCAAGTTCTTCACCTTCCAGTTCTTTACCCATTTCTCATCCCTCATCTACACTGCCTTCTTCCTGGGCAG gataaacggGCACCCAGGAAACCAAGTCCGAATTGGTGGTCAGTGGAGGCTGGAAGAG TGCCACCCCAGTGGCTGCATGATGGACTTGTTTGTGCAAATGGCCATCATCATGGGCCTGAAACAGACCCTCAGCAACTGTGTGGAATATCTGAGCCC GTGGCTGACTTACCGCATAGGGAAGCTAACAGAGTGGCCCCAGGGCAGCAGGCTGCATGATCCAAGCCTGGAGGAGTGGCTGAAAAACTATTCCCTGAATGAAGTTAACGTTTTCAGCCTGTTTGAGGAGTTTATGGAAATGA TGATCCAGTATGGTTTTACCACCATCTTTGTGGCTGCCTTCCCCCTGGCCCCACTCCTGGCATTTTTTAGCAACCTCATTGAGATCCGTCTGGATGCCATCAAGATGGTCAAACTGCAGCGGCGGCTGGTACCTCGAAAGACAAATGACATTG GGACCTGGCTGCAGGTGCTTGAGGCCATTGGGGTGCTGGCAGTCATCGCTAATGGGATGGTCATTGCTTTTACGTCTGAATTCATCCCCCGTCTCATGTATAAGTACCACTATGGACCATGTAGCCGGGGAAGGAACATCACAGCTGA CTGTCTGACCGGATACGTCAACCACAGCCTTTCCGTTTTCCATACCAAGGACTACAAGGACCAATTCCCAAGCCAAGGAATAGAGAGTGTGACTGAGTGCAG gtACCGGGATTACCGGAATGGGACCGATTACAACTACTCCAATGAGTTCTGGTTCCTCCTGGCCTCCAGGCTGGcctttgtcattctctttgag CATGTGGCCTTGTGCGGTAAACTTATCGCTGCCTGGTTTGTCCCTGATGTCCCCCAGTCTGTGAAAAACAAAGACCTTGAGGAAAAATATGAGGCTCTTCGTAAAAAACTCTG CCTCAGCTCCAGAGTCACTGATGTGTAG
- the ANO9 gene encoding anoctamin-9 isoform X2 — translation MQGTEDEIQIVLETDSFPLMELRHFQATETWDFVLVSDLQKTNPNRAHRRQRFLAELEKMGFTIKEVEDRRKLFCGIRAHSSLLSQYMELLKDTSCSPGALPTTTTRIRIVNFIIRKKEVDGENFDDLRKDHVFEAKFALHEREEFLQNNWAQWRDIFQKQPINNIRDYFGEKVALYFAWLGWYTVMLVPAAVAGLLVFLSGFSLFHASQISKEICEANETIMCPLQDHQRKYWRLSETCTFAKLTHLFDNEGTVFFAIFMALWATVFLEFWKRARAQTAFGWNLYGWDEDQEELAMELINNPTYQLRKHQHSYLRSGAILLFSLVMICLLIGMAHVLVLYRVMATFLFSHSALPFLERQLTTAVVVTGALVHYMIIVVMTKVNRKVALKLCDFEKPRTFPERESNFTVKFFTFQFFTHFSSLIYTAFFLGRINGHPGNQVRIGGQWRLEECHPSGCMMDLFVQMAIIMGLKQTLSNCVEYLSPWLTYRIGKLTEWPQGSRLHDPSLEEWLKNYSLNEVNVFSLFEEFMEMMIQYGFTTIFVAAFPLAPLLAFFSNLIEIRLDAIKMVKLQRRLVPRKTNDIGTWLQVLEAIGVLAVIANGMVIAFTSEFIPRLMYKYHYGPCSRGRNITADCLTGYVNHSLSVFHTKDYKDQFPSQGIESVTECRYRDYRNGTDYNYSNEFWFLLASRLAFVILFEHVALCGKLIAAWFVPDVPQSVKNKDLEEKYEALRKKLCLSSRVTDV, via the exons ATGCAG GGCACTGAGGATGAAATTCAGATTGTTCTAGAGACAGACAGTTTCCCACTGATGGAACTCAGACACTTCCAG gccACAGAGACCTGGGACTTTGTCCTTGTCTCTGATCTTCAGAAGACAAACCCAAACAGGGCCCATCGGCGGCAGAGATTCCTGGCAGAACTCGAAAAGATGGGCTTCACTATCAAG GaagtagaagacagaagaaagttGTTCTGTGGTATCAGAGCTCACAGCAGTCTCTTAAGCCAGTACATGGAGCTGCTGAAGGACACCAGCTGTTCCCCTGGTGCCCTGCCCACGACCACCACTCG GATTCGCATTGTTAACTTCATCATAAGGAAGAAGGAGGTGGATGGTG AGAATTTTGATGACCTGAGGAAGGACCACGTGTTTGAGGCCAAGTTCGCTCTCCATGAG AGGGAAGAATTTCTACAGAATAACTGGGCCCAGTGGAGAGACATCTTCCAAAAGCAGCCCATTAACAACATTAG AGACTACTTTGGGGAGAAGGTGGCCTTATACTTTGCTTGGCTGGGTTGGTACACCGTGATGCTGGTGCCTGCGGCTGTCGCTGGCCTTCTCGTCTTCCTCAGTGGCTTCTCCCTCTTTCATGCCAGCCAGATCAG CAAAGAGATCTGTGAGGCCAACGAAACCATCATGTGCCCGCTCCAAGACCATCAGCGCAAATACTGGAGACTTTCAGAGACTTGCACCTTTGCCAAG CTCACACACCTCTTTGACAACGAGGGCACGGTGTTCTTTGCCATCTTCATGGCACTGTGGG CCACTGTGTTTCTGGAGTTCTGGAAGCGGGCACGGGCACAGACTGCCTTTGGCTGGAACCTGTATGGGTGGGATGAGGACCAG GAGGAGCTTGCCATGGAGCTGATCAACAACCCCACCTACCAATTACGGAAGCACCAGCATTCCTATCTGCGAAGTGGTGctatcctcctcttctccctggtCATG ATCTGCTTGCTGATTGGCATGGCCCATGTCCTGGTTCTCTATCGGGTCATGGCTACCTTCCTCTTCAGCCACTCAGCATTGCCCTTCCTGGAGCGGCAGCTGACCACGGCGGTAGTGGTCACGGGAGCCCTGGTGCATTACATGATCATTGTGGTCATGACCAAG GTGAACAGGAAGGTGGCTTTgaagctttgtgactttg AGAAACCTCGGACGTTCCCAGAGCGAGAGAGCAATTTCACTGTCAAGTTCTTCACCTTCCAGTTCTTTACCCATTTCTCATCCCTCATCTACACTGCCTTCTTCCTGGGCAG gataaacggGCACCCAGGAAACCAAGTCCGAATTGGTGGTCAGTGGAGGCTGGAAGAG TGCCACCCCAGTGGCTGCATGATGGACTTGTTTGTGCAAATGGCCATCATCATGGGCCTGAAACAGACCCTCAGCAACTGTGTGGAATATCTGAGCCC GTGGCTGACTTACCGCATAGGGAAGCTAACAGAGTGGCCCCAGGGCAGCAGGCTGCATGATCCAAGCCTGGAGGAGTGGCTGAAAAACTATTCCCTGAATGAAGTTAACGTTTTCAGCCTGTTTGAGGAGTTTATGGAAATGA TGATCCAGTATGGTTTTACCACCATCTTTGTGGCTGCCTTCCCCCTGGCCCCACTCCTGGCATTTTTTAGCAACCTCATTGAGATCCGTCTGGATGCCATCAAGATGGTCAAACTGCAGCGGCGGCTGGTACCTCGAAAGACAAATGACATTG GGACCTGGCTGCAGGTGCTTGAGGCCATTGGGGTGCTGGCAGTCATCGCTAATGGGATGGTCATTGCTTTTACGTCTGAATTCATCCCCCGTCTCATGTATAAGTACCACTATGGACCATGTAGCCGGGGAAGGAACATCACAGCTGA CTGTCTGACCGGATACGTCAACCACAGCCTTTCCGTTTTCCATACCAAGGACTACAAGGACCAATTCCCAAGCCAAGGAATAGAGAGTGTGACTGAGTGCAG gtACCGGGATTACCGGAATGGGACCGATTACAACTACTCCAATGAGTTCTGGTTCCTCCTGGCCTCCAGGCTGGcctttgtcattctctttgag CATGTGGCCTTGTGCGGTAAACTTATCGCTGCCTGGTTTGTCCCTGATGTCCCCCAGTCTGTGAAAAACAAAGACCTTGAGGAAAAATATGAGGCTCTTCGTAAAAAACTCTG CCTCAGCTCCAGAGTCACTGATGTGTAG
- the ANO9 gene encoding anoctamin-9 isoform X3, with the protein MGEVEDRRKLFCGIRAHSSLLSQYMELLKDTSCSPGALPTTTTRIRIVNFIIRKKEVDGENFDDLRKDHVFEAKFALHEREEFLQNNWAQWRDIFQKQPINNIRDYFGEKVALYFAWLGWYTVMLVPAAVAGLLVFLSGFSLFHASQISKEICEANETIMCPLQDHQRKYWRLSETCTFAKLTHLFDNEGTVFFAIFMALWATVFLEFWKRARAQTAFGWNLYGWDEDQEELAMELINNPTYQLRKHQHSYLRSGAILLFSLVMICLLIGMAHVLVLYRVMATFLFSHSALPFLERQLTTAVVVTGALVHYMIIVVMTKVNRKVALKLCDFEKPRTFPERESNFTVKFFTFQFFTHFSSLIYTAFFLGRINGHPGNQVRIGGQWRLEECHPSGCMMDLFVQMAIIMGLKQTLSNCVEYLSPWLTYRIGKLTEWPQGSRLHDPSLEEWLKNYSLNEVNVFSLFEEFMEMMIQYGFTTIFVAAFPLAPLLAFFSNLIEIRLDAIKMVKLQRRLVPRKTNDIGTWLQVLEAIGVLAVIANGMVIAFTSEFIPRLMYKYHYGPCSRGRNITADCLTGYVNHSLSVFHTKDYKDQFPSQGIESVTECRYRDYRNGTDYNYSNEFWFLLASRLAFVILFEHVALCGKLIAAWFVPDVPQSVKNKDLEEKYEALRKKLCLSSRVTDV; encoded by the exons ATGGGG GaagtagaagacagaagaaagttGTTCTGTGGTATCAGAGCTCACAGCAGTCTCTTAAGCCAGTACATGGAGCTGCTGAAGGACACCAGCTGTTCCCCTGGTGCCCTGCCCACGACCACCACTCG GATTCGCATTGTTAACTTCATCATAAGGAAGAAGGAGGTGGATGGTG AGAATTTTGATGACCTGAGGAAGGACCACGTGTTTGAGGCCAAGTTCGCTCTCCATGAG AGGGAAGAATTTCTACAGAATAACTGGGCCCAGTGGAGAGACATCTTCCAAAAGCAGCCCATTAACAACATTAG AGACTACTTTGGGGAGAAGGTGGCCTTATACTTTGCTTGGCTGGGTTGGTACACCGTGATGCTGGTGCCTGCGGCTGTCGCTGGCCTTCTCGTCTTCCTCAGTGGCTTCTCCCTCTTTCATGCCAGCCAGATCAG CAAAGAGATCTGTGAGGCCAACGAAACCATCATGTGCCCGCTCCAAGACCATCAGCGCAAATACTGGAGACTTTCAGAGACTTGCACCTTTGCCAAG CTCACACACCTCTTTGACAACGAGGGCACGGTGTTCTTTGCCATCTTCATGGCACTGTGGG CCACTGTGTTTCTGGAGTTCTGGAAGCGGGCACGGGCACAGACTGCCTTTGGCTGGAACCTGTATGGGTGGGATGAGGACCAG GAGGAGCTTGCCATGGAGCTGATCAACAACCCCACCTACCAATTACGGAAGCACCAGCATTCCTATCTGCGAAGTGGTGctatcctcctcttctccctggtCATG ATCTGCTTGCTGATTGGCATGGCCCATGTCCTGGTTCTCTATCGGGTCATGGCTACCTTCCTCTTCAGCCACTCAGCATTGCCCTTCCTGGAGCGGCAGCTGACCACGGCGGTAGTGGTCACGGGAGCCCTGGTGCATTACATGATCATTGTGGTCATGACCAAG GTGAACAGGAAGGTGGCTTTgaagctttgtgactttg AGAAACCTCGGACGTTCCCAGAGCGAGAGAGCAATTTCACTGTCAAGTTCTTCACCTTCCAGTTCTTTACCCATTTCTCATCCCTCATCTACACTGCCTTCTTCCTGGGCAG gataaacggGCACCCAGGAAACCAAGTCCGAATTGGTGGTCAGTGGAGGCTGGAAGAG TGCCACCCCAGTGGCTGCATGATGGACTTGTTTGTGCAAATGGCCATCATCATGGGCCTGAAACAGACCCTCAGCAACTGTGTGGAATATCTGAGCCC GTGGCTGACTTACCGCATAGGGAAGCTAACAGAGTGGCCCCAGGGCAGCAGGCTGCATGATCCAAGCCTGGAGGAGTGGCTGAAAAACTATTCCCTGAATGAAGTTAACGTTTTCAGCCTGTTTGAGGAGTTTATGGAAATGA TGATCCAGTATGGTTTTACCACCATCTTTGTGGCTGCCTTCCCCCTGGCCCCACTCCTGGCATTTTTTAGCAACCTCATTGAGATCCGTCTGGATGCCATCAAGATGGTCAAACTGCAGCGGCGGCTGGTACCTCGAAAGACAAATGACATTG GGACCTGGCTGCAGGTGCTTGAGGCCATTGGGGTGCTGGCAGTCATCGCTAATGGGATGGTCATTGCTTTTACGTCTGAATTCATCCCCCGTCTCATGTATAAGTACCACTATGGACCATGTAGCCGGGGAAGGAACATCACAGCTGA CTGTCTGACCGGATACGTCAACCACAGCCTTTCCGTTTTCCATACCAAGGACTACAAGGACCAATTCCCAAGCCAAGGAATAGAGAGTGTGACTGAGTGCAG gtACCGGGATTACCGGAATGGGACCGATTACAACTACTCCAATGAGTTCTGGTTCCTCCTGGCCTCCAGGCTGGcctttgtcattctctttgag CATGTGGCCTTGTGCGGTAAACTTATCGCTGCCTGGTTTGTCCCTGATGTCCCCCAGTCTGTGAAAAACAAAGACCTTGAGGAAAAATATGAGGCTCTTCGTAAAAAACTCTG CCTCAGCTCCAGAGTCACTGATGTGTAG